Proteins encoded together in one Pelagicoccus enzymogenes window:
- a CDS encoding urea amidolyase associated protein UAAP1 — protein sequence MSLIHKETLTGAGMWSKVVKRGRSLKLTDLEGGANVGMLLYNAYEKHERYNMPDTLKGQYIFHLKAPYCLHSDMGRIFASITAESSGWHDTVSGASDAKAVREKYGQGDYQELRNDFYRNAQECFLIELAKWGLGKRDLVPNINWFSKVVADEEGKLSFVENHSKAGDSVELRFELDTLVVLNTCPHPFDPNPEYRPKPVELAISEAAPVAEDDPSLKVRAENQRAYYNTTVYNKLRF from the coding sequence ATGTCACTCATCCACAAAGAAACTCTCACCGGCGCCGGCATGTGGTCAAAGGTCGTCAAACGCGGACGCTCGCTCAAGCTCACCGACCTCGAAGGCGGAGCCAACGTGGGCATGCTGCTCTACAACGCCTACGAGAAGCACGAACGCTACAACATGCCCGACACCCTCAAGGGGCAGTACATCTTCCACCTCAAGGCGCCCTACTGCTTGCACTCCGACATGGGGCGCATCTTCGCGTCCATAACAGCGGAAAGCTCCGGTTGGCACGACACCGTCAGCGGTGCCTCCGACGCCAAAGCCGTCAGGGAGAAGTACGGCCAAGGCGACTACCAAGAGCTGCGCAACGACTTCTACCGCAACGCCCAGGAGTGTTTCCTTATCGAGCTCGCCAAGTGGGGACTAGGCAAACGCGACCTCGTGCCAAACATCAATTGGTTTTCCAAGGTGGTCGCGGACGAAGAAGGAAAGCTCAGCTTCGTCGAAAACCACAGCAAAGCCGGCGACAGCGTCGAGCTCCGCTTCGAGCTGGATACTTTGGTCGTGCTCAACACCTGTCCGCACCCCTTCGATCCAAACCCTGAATACAGGCCCAAGCCCGTCGAGCTAGCCATCTCCGAGGCTGCGCCTGTGGCCGAAGACGATCCCTCCCTCAAAGTCCGCGCCGAAAACCAGCGAGCCTACTACAACACCACCGTCTACAACAAGCTCCGCTTCTAA
- the nikR gene encoding nickel-responsive transcriptional regulator NikR: MTSDDMTDPAERVSITIPRSVLAKFDSMLADRGFANRSQAITEILNREIIEASSEKEEQVMAGTITLFYSTRRNNLQSTLSKIQRKHLAEVISSLHVQLEDDHIMEVLVVQGPAAKLRSISNELITCKGVKTGKLNLSSIIMPPLHQ; encoded by the coding sequence ATGACTTCCGACGACATGACCGACCCCGCAGAACGCGTTAGCATCACCATCCCTCGCTCCGTGCTTGCCAAGTTTGACAGCATGCTGGCCGACCGTGGGTTTGCCAACCGATCGCAAGCGATCACGGAGATCCTGAATCGCGAAATCATCGAGGCCAGTTCCGAGAAGGAGGAGCAGGTCATGGCTGGTACGATAACTCTCTTCTACAGCACCCGGCGCAACAACCTGCAAAGCACCCTCAGCAAGATCCAGCGCAAGCACTTGGCCGAAGTTATCAGCTCGCTCCACGTCCAACTCGAGGACGACCACATCATGGAAGTCCTCGTCGTGCAAGGTCCCGCCGCCAAGCTGCGCTCGATCTCCAACGAGCTCATCACCTGCAAGGGCGTCAAAACCGGCAAGCTCAACCTCTCTTCCATCATCATGCCGCCCCTTCACCAATAG
- a CDS encoding ABC transporter permease, with protein sequence MKIGKRSGKVSSPWLAIRKDLDARQRFTLSCLSFILPLAAWAFVSYTPFIWHPDVKLQISADRSDVTTVYTAGDHLSKTYFPEFVAAIQADNAATLAARETGEVEGRGSTIRRANLKIVRHISDAAVANDWLSREEAKEDELLYEVWRDVATGKLTAKTVKFTEENQAIIKRNWAMMEELSPTFSSRTLPEEPMEKLVPQGVSANPVYLPAPHEVVIKGIQDFTIESVDDKPSMLDRYKHSLKIVFSGFLLAALVGVPLGVLCGTFDFFSKLFEPFIDFFRYMPAPAFSTLLVAVFLAHDAPKIALVFVGTFFQLVLVVANTTRQLDASLLEAAQTLGAKNLTLIRRVILPGITPNLYNDMRILLGWAWTWLVIAELIGVKSGLTEFLETQGRWRNFDSVFPIIILIGMSGFVTDQFLSSLRKYLFPWTPEASEKKHGFIGRFLLWVVDRNAYSTPLNGKAKQ encoded by the coding sequence ATGAAAATTGGAAAAAGAAGCGGCAAGGTGTCTAGTCCTTGGCTCGCTATCCGCAAAGACCTAGACGCGAGACAACGCTTCACCCTGAGCTGTCTCTCCTTCATCCTGCCGCTGGCCGCTTGGGCCTTCGTCAGCTATACGCCCTTCATCTGGCACCCTGACGTCAAGCTGCAGATTTCCGCCGACCGCTCCGACGTCACCACCGTTTACACCGCGGGCGACCACCTCTCCAAAACCTACTTTCCCGAGTTCGTCGCCGCTATCCAAGCCGACAATGCCGCAACCCTCGCCGCCCGCGAAACGGGCGAAGTCGAGGGACGTGGCTCCACCATCCGCCGGGCCAACCTCAAGATCGTCCGCCACATCTCCGACGCCGCCGTGGCAAACGATTGGCTCAGCCGCGAGGAAGCGAAAGAGGACGAGCTGCTCTACGAAGTCTGGCGAGACGTCGCTACCGGCAAGCTCACCGCCAAAACGGTTAAGTTCACCGAGGAGAACCAAGCCATCATCAAGCGTAATTGGGCAATGATGGAAGAGCTCTCTCCCACCTTCAGCTCGCGGACGCTTCCAGAAGAGCCCATGGAAAAGCTGGTTCCGCAAGGCGTATCCGCCAATCCCGTTTACCTGCCCGCTCCACACGAAGTAGTGATAAAGGGGATACAGGACTTCACCATCGAATCCGTCGACGACAAGCCCTCCATGCTCGACCGCTACAAGCACTCGCTCAAGATCGTCTTTTCCGGATTCCTGCTCGCTGCGCTGGTCGGCGTCCCCCTCGGAGTGCTTTGCGGAACCTTCGACTTTTTCTCCAAGCTCTTCGAGCCCTTCATCGACTTTTTCCGCTACATGCCCGCTCCGGCCTTCAGCACCTTGCTGGTCGCCGTCTTCCTCGCCCACGACGCGCCCAAAATCGCCCTGGTGTTCGTAGGCACCTTTTTCCAGCTGGTCCTCGTCGTGGCCAACACCACCCGCCAGCTCGACGCCTCCTTGCTGGAAGCGGCCCAAACGCTCGGCGCCAAAAACCTGACGCTCATCCGACGCGTCATCCTGCCCGGCATCACGCCAAACCTTTACAACGACATGCGCATCCTGCTGGGCTGGGCCTGGACCTGGCTGGTCATTGCCGAGCTCATTGGCGTTAAGAGCGGACTCACCGAGTTCCTCGAAACGCAAGGCCGCTGGCGCAACTTCGACAGCGTGTTCCCCATCATCATTCTCATCGGGATGTCGGGATTCGTCACCGACCAATTCCTCTCTTCCCTGCGAAAGTACCTCTTCCCTTGGACGCCCGAGGCATCGGAGAAAAAACACGGCTTCATCGGCCGCTTCCTTCTCTGGGTGGTCGATCGCAATGCCTACAGCACCCCTCTCAACGGAAAGGCGAAACAATGA
- a CDS encoding ABC transporter ATP-binding protein yields MSDSIQLPSYKDQSDEVRARFAEIYKRPIKLQAKGISKSFTTPKGTVDVLNPISFNVHRREFISVIGPSGCGKSTLIRMLAGLETLSGGTFLLDGKEPSGPGADRGMVFQGYTLFPWLSVKKNVMFGLEVNGRSGAAVEQEAMQWIDLVGLSHAAEKYPSQLSGGMKQRVAIARSLANQPQILFMDEPFGALDPHTRCQMQSHLLEIWRNVDVTIMFVTHDLDEAIYLSDRILVLKANPGEIHEFIEVPVPRPRTSEQLLSPEFLATKQRLEELIHPKHEATEAGDLAIVRMTDVNDVVE; encoded by the coding sequence ATGAGCGACTCCATCCAGCTGCCGAGCTACAAGGACCAGAGCGATGAGGTGCGCGCCCGCTTCGCCGAAATCTACAAGCGCCCCATCAAGCTGCAAGCCAAGGGCATCAGCAAGAGCTTCACCACACCGAAAGGCACCGTAGACGTCCTCAACCCGATCAGCTTCAACGTGCACCGACGGGAGTTCATCTCCGTCATCGGCCCTTCCGGCTGCGGAAAGTCGACCTTGATCCGCATGCTGGCTGGCTTGGAAACCTTGTCCGGCGGGACCTTCCTTCTCGATGGCAAGGAGCCAAGCGGCCCCGGAGCAGATCGCGGCATGGTTTTCCAAGGCTATACCCTCTTCCCCTGGCTCAGCGTGAAGAAAAACGTCATGTTCGGCCTGGAAGTGAACGGACGGTCCGGAGCTGCCGTCGAGCAAGAGGCCATGCAATGGATCGACCTCGTCGGCCTTTCCCACGCGGCCGAAAAATATCCGAGCCAGCTTTCTGGTGGCATGAAACAACGCGTGGCCATCGCCCGCTCGCTCGCCAACCAGCCGCAGATTCTCTTCATGGACGAGCCCTTCGGCGCCCTCGATCCACACACCCGTTGCCAGATGCAGTCGCACCTGCTGGAGATATGGAGGAACGTGGACGTCACCATCATGTTCGTCACCCACGACTTGGACGAAGCCATCTACCTTTCCGATCGCATCCTCGTCCTCAAGGCCAACCCCGGCGAGATCCACGAGTTCATAGAGGTACCTGTGCCACGCCCTCGCACCAGCGAACAGCTACTTAGCCCGGAGTTCCTCGCGACCAAGCAACGACTCGAGGAGCTCATCCACCCCAAGCATGAAGCAACCGAAGCCGGCGACCTCGCCATCGTTCGCATGACTGACGTAAACGATGTCGTTGAGTAA
- a CDS encoding urea amidolyase associated protein UAAP2 yields the protein MLTESTLDPANAVYRQVIKAGDHWSHVIKKGQTFRILDLEGNQAADTLFYNAHDPVDRYSASDTIRCQQALYLTTGSKLMSSGGHALLEITADTCGRHDTLGGACSRESNTMRYAIEKEPMHACRDSFICGLHDHSDDLGKRDITCNINFFMNVPVTPEGGLSFEDGISAPGRYVEMLALMDVIALISNCPQLNNPCNAYKPTPVEAIIWD from the coding sequence ATGCTTACCGAATCGACCCTCGATCCCGCCAACGCCGTCTACCGCCAAGTCATAAAAGCCGGAGACCACTGGAGCCACGTCATCAAAAAAGGACAAACCTTCCGCATCCTCGACCTCGAGGGTAACCAAGCTGCGGATACGCTATTCTACAACGCACACGACCCCGTCGACCGCTATTCCGCCAGCGATACCATCCGCTGCCAGCAAGCCCTCTATCTCACCACCGGCAGTAAGCTCATGTCGAGCGGAGGCCATGCCCTCCTCGAAATCACCGCTGACACTTGCGGGCGTCACGACACCCTCGGCGGCGCCTGTTCACGGGAGTCCAATACCATGCGCTACGCCATCGAGAAGGAACCCATGCACGCCTGCCGCGATTCCTTCATCTGCGGCTTGCACGACCACTCCGACGACCTCGGGAAGCGCGACATCACCTGCAACATCAACTTCTTCATGAACGTGCCCGTCACCCCGGAAGGAGGCCTCAGCTTCGAAGACGGCATCAGCGCGCCCGGCCGCTACGTGGAGATGCTCGCCCTCATGGACGTCATCGCGCTCATTTCAAACTGCCCGCAGCTCAACAACCCCTGCAACGCCTACAAACCAACCCCCGTCGAGGCCATCATTTGGGACTAA
- the glnT gene encoding type III glutamate--ammonia ligase translates to MTAVSEIYQSHKKARGFAFEQSYPWSDEQLRGIQESLKKAGVKYCVGSYVDLHGTPKGKFVPLSHFEHFAHGSELYTGYALDGVGQAPNDDEIASVPDLGMIIPLPWNPEVAWIPADNTLHGKPYEVSARVALQKVLAQAKEMGFGMNLGIEAEVFVLKQDEDGRLQIPNTDDNLTKSCYDVKRFMDRYQWLDKMATAIDDLGWELYSLDHEDANSQFEFDFNYADALTMCDRFTFFRMMAKHYAAEEDLVATFMPKPFADKTGSGAHFNMSLFDLETGENLFKRPHAEDPRGLGITELGYQFMAGILKHGPALCATFAPTVNSYKRLVRRGLMAYYSWAPVFNSYGRNNRTNSLRVPMSGGRVESRNADAACNPYLAATLALAAGLEGIREKLDPGEPQEVNLYELSPEQMKERGISQLPTTLDEAVQAFANDPFTKATLGETLYSEFVSYKSEEWRLYHQSVSQWEIDKYARLY, encoded by the coding sequence ATGACAGCCGTTTCAGAAATCTACCAATCACACAAAAAGGCTCGTGGCTTCGCCTTCGAGCAAAGCTACCCTTGGAGCGACGAGCAATTGCGTGGCATCCAGGAGTCTCTCAAGAAAGCGGGAGTCAAGTATTGCGTCGGCTCCTACGTCGACCTGCATGGCACTCCCAAGGGCAAGTTCGTCCCTCTTTCCCACTTCGAACACTTCGCCCACGGCTCCGAACTCTACACCGGCTACGCCCTCGACGGCGTGGGACAAGCGCCCAACGACGACGAGATCGCCTCCGTACCCGACCTCGGCATGATCATTCCCCTACCCTGGAATCCAGAGGTCGCCTGGATCCCCGCCGACAACACCTTGCACGGCAAGCCCTACGAAGTCAGCGCTCGCGTAGCGTTGCAGAAAGTTCTGGCCCAAGCGAAAGAAATGGGCTTCGGCATGAACTTGGGCATCGAAGCGGAAGTCTTCGTACTCAAGCAAGACGAGGACGGACGTCTCCAAATCCCCAATACGGACGATAACCTCACCAAGAGCTGCTACGACGTCAAGCGCTTCATGGACCGCTACCAGTGGCTCGACAAAATGGCGACAGCTATCGACGACCTTGGATGGGAGCTCTACTCGCTCGACCACGAAGACGCGAACTCGCAATTCGAGTTCGACTTCAACTATGCCGACGCCCTCACCATGTGCGACCGTTTCACCTTCTTCCGCATGATGGCTAAACATTACGCGGCAGAAGAGGATCTCGTCGCCACCTTCATGCCCAAGCCGTTTGCGGACAAAACCGGCAGCGGCGCTCATTTCAACATGTCTCTCTTCGACCTGGAAACAGGCGAGAACCTTTTCAAGCGCCCACACGCAGAAGACCCGCGCGGACTCGGCATCACCGAGCTCGGTTACCAGTTTATGGCCGGCATCCTCAAGCACGGTCCCGCCCTCTGCGCCACCTTCGCCCCCACCGTAAACAGCTACAAACGACTCGTAAGAAGAGGTCTCATGGCCTACTACTCCTGGGCTCCTGTATTCAATTCCTACGGACGCAACAATCGAACCAACTCCCTGCGCGTGCCCATGTCCGGCGGACGCGTCGAATCCCGCAACGCAGACGCCGCTTGCAACCCTTACCTCGCCGCGACCCTCGCCTTGGCCGCAGGACTTGAGGGCATCCGAGAAAAACTCGATCCCGGCGAGCCCCAAGAAGTCAACCTCTACGAACTCTCTCCCGAGCAAATGAAGGAGCGCGGCATCAGCCAGCTCCCCACGACCCTCGACGAAGCCGTACAAGCCTTCGCCAACGATCCTTTCACCAAGGCCACCCTCGGCGAAACCCTTTATTCCGAGTTCGTTAGCTACAAATCAGAGGAATGGCGACTCTACCACCAGAGCGTCAGCCAATGGGAAATCGATAAGTACGCCCGACTTTACTGA
- a CDS encoding ABC transporter substrate-binding protein, which translates to MKFLRLAKRAVSSLALLAALPLAQAEPLKIGYSDWPGWVAWEIGIQKGWFAEEGVEVDFQWMDYVASMDAYAAGLLDAVTMTNGDALVTGGTGKPSVGIIINDFSNGNDMIVAAPGIDSLADLKGKKIGLEEGFVIHLLLMKGAEAAGIDPSEFTIVNTPTNETPQVLASGAVDAIGAWQPNSGQALKTVANSKPVLTSADVPGVIYDLLCVDPESLEKRRGDWMKVVKVWYRIVDFIKDEDNLDEALEILSARVAITPEEYEPFFAGTYILSLEEVLPIWKKAKGLKSVYGSTVISDEFNVSMGVYDEPLKTEQYLDPSLTKEYAKSVK; encoded by the coding sequence ATGAAGTTCCTCCGTCTCGCAAAACGCGCCGTCTCCTCCCTCGCCCTCCTCGCCGCCTTGCCGCTCGCGCAGGCTGAACCGCTCAAGATCGGTTACTCCGACTGGCCAGGCTGGGTTGCCTGGGAAATTGGCATCCAAAAAGGCTGGTTCGCCGAAGAAGGCGTGGAAGTCGATTTCCAGTGGATGGACTACGTCGCATCCATGGACGCCTACGCCGCCGGCTTGCTCGACGCGGTTACCATGACCAACGGCGACGCCCTCGTCACCGGCGGCACCGGCAAGCCTTCCGTAGGCATCATCATCAACGACTTCTCCAACGGCAACGACATGATCGTGGCCGCTCCGGGCATCGATTCGCTCGCTGACCTGAAGGGCAAGAAGATCGGCCTCGAAGAAGGATTCGTGATTCATCTTCTCCTTATGAAGGGCGCCGAAGCCGCTGGCATCGATCCTTCCGAATTCACCATCGTCAACACTCCCACCAACGAGACGCCTCAAGTGCTCGCCTCCGGAGCCGTCGACGCCATCGGAGCCTGGCAGCCGAACTCCGGACAAGCCCTCAAGACCGTGGCCAACTCAAAGCCCGTTCTCACTTCGGCCGACGTTCCTGGCGTCATCTACGACCTGCTCTGCGTCGACCCTGAAAGTCTGGAAAAACGCCGCGGCGACTGGATGAAGGTGGTCAAGGTCTGGTACCGCATCGTGGACTTCATCAAGGACGAGGACAACCTCGACGAAGCTTTGGAAATCCTCTCCGCCCGCGTGGCCATCACTCCAGAAGAGTACGAACCGTTTTTCGCCGGAACCTACATCCTTAGCTTGGAAGAAGTCCTCCCCATCTGGAAAAAGGCGAAGGGCCTCAAGTCCGTCTACGGTTCCACGGTCATCTCCGACGAATTCAACGTATCCATGGGAGTATACGACGAGCCGCTCAAAACAGAGCAGTACCTCGATCCTAGCCTTACCAAGGAATACGCCAAGTCAGTCAAGTAA
- a CDS encoding creatininase family protein has translation MDTFSTQQWDELTWEEIQSLVSSGMDAAILPIGATEQHGPQLTVGMDSLLGRALCSSVATHAGVPCLPLLPYGCSLGHSHRWPGTLALSPQTLISVITDIGDWLYPAGIRKLFLVNSHVTNEAPLRCALEILRSRYDDFCIALFNTGKLNPEIAAAFSQDADDWHANAAETSLVMHLQPAATRPEKLKSSDDPDRTAGKVFSHPVNRTSLNGVTGAPSQATAQAGKVLFEKLEQALVALIESGLHESPPLPHSYFSQTEA, from the coding sequence ATGGATACATTTTCCACACAACAATGGGACGAGCTCACCTGGGAGGAAATCCAATCCCTGGTTTCCTCCGGCATGGACGCAGCCATTCTTCCCATCGGAGCTACCGAGCAACACGGCCCCCAGCTCACCGTGGGCATGGATTCATTGCTGGGGCGCGCCTTGTGTTCCAGCGTTGCAACCCACGCGGGCGTTCCCTGCCTCCCTCTCTTGCCATATGGCTGCTCCCTCGGCCATTCCCACCGCTGGCCAGGTACGCTGGCCCTCAGTCCGCAGACCTTGATCTCCGTCATCACGGACATCGGCGATTGGCTCTATCCGGCAGGCATTCGCAAACTCTTCCTCGTCAATTCGCACGTCACCAACGAAGCGCCGCTTCGCTGCGCCTTAGAAATCCTGCGCTCTCGCTACGACGATTTCTGTATAGCGCTTTTCAATACGGGAAAGCTCAACCCCGAGATCGCTGCCGCATTTTCCCAAGATGCAGACGACTGGCACGCCAACGCGGCGGAGACCAGCCTCGTCATGCACCTCCAACCCGCCGCCACGCGGCCCGAGAAACTGAAATCCTCCGACGACCCGGATCGCACTGCCGGCAAGGTTTTCTCCCATCCCGTCAATCGCACCAGCTTGAACGGTGTCACCGGAGCTCCTAGCCAAGCCACTGCCCAAGCCGGGAAAGTCCTTTTCGAAAAACTGGAGCAAGCCCTCGTCGCACTCATCGAAAGTGGACTCCACGAGTCTCCCCCGCTGCCCCATTCCTATTTCTCCCAAACCGAGGCCTAG